A genomic window from Candidatus Methylacidiphilum fumarolicum includes:
- a CDS encoding glycosyltransferase translates to MKICDITQFYSPRSGGVKRYLSEKQDYIRRFGKDEHFLIVPGEKDSHYSEQLVHIITIKSPRLDKTSRYRAMLNLQALSLLLEQIKPDIIEVGDPYQLAWFVLRKAKRLKIPVIGFYHSHFPEAYLRTFSRYGGRLLEQMFRSFSKSYILELFSKFKLTIVPSYKLCGLLRSWGLANSVPLPLGVDTDIFCPGPKDESWREHLGIPSDAFLLLYVGRLSKEKNLVLLLETFRCLLEEKAGSNYWLLIVGDGPLRSLVLEVKRRNQRITWIPYIDSKYDLCRSYRCADLFVHPGIVETFGLVTIESQSCGCPVIGIQGTNMEEQIEGGLEYWPKKNCPKAFAAAIKAFQAIDLRKLGLELSRKTREKYGWPQVFDKLWGYYQKAIDGEIPEPEKPSIIECLQSQVVDESHH, encoded by the coding sequence GTGGGGGAGTAAAACGATATCTTTCTGAAAAACAGGATTATATTCGACGCTTTGGGAAAGACGAGCATTTTTTAATTGTTCCTGGAGAAAAAGACTCTCATTATTCAGAACAGTTGGTCCATATCATTACCATTAAGTCTCCCAGGTTAGATAAGACCTCCAGATACAGAGCGATGCTCAACCTGCAGGCCCTATCCTTGCTTCTTGAACAGATAAAACCGGATATTATCGAAGTTGGGGATCCCTACCAATTAGCATGGTTTGTCTTAAGAAAGGCAAAAAGGCTTAAAATTCCTGTGATTGGCTTTTATCATAGCCATTTCCCAGAAGCCTATCTTAGAACTTTTTCTCGCTACGGGGGAAGGCTGTTGGAGCAAATGTTTAGAAGTTTTTCAAAAAGCTATATCCTCGAACTTTTTTCAAAATTTAAATTGACCATTGTCCCTTCTTATAAACTCTGTGGGCTTCTTAGAAGTTGGGGATTAGCTAATTCTGTTCCTCTGCCCTTAGGGGTAGATACAGATATTTTCTGTCCTGGTCCAAAGGATGAAAGCTGGCGAGAGCACTTGGGCATTCCTTCTGATGCTTTCCTTCTCCTTTATGTTGGGAGACTTTCCAAAGAAAAAAATCTTGTTTTACTTCTTGAAACTTTTCGTTGTCTTCTTGAAGAGAAAGCTGGGAGCAATTATTGGCTATTAATTGTTGGAGATGGCCCTCTTAGAAGCCTTGTGTTAGAGGTTAAGCGGAGGAACCAAAGGATAACATGGATTCCTTATATTGATTCAAAATACGATCTTTGCCGTAGTTATCGCTGTGCAGATCTATTTGTCCATCCTGGCATCGTCGAAACATTTGGTCTGGTTACTATCGAAAGCCAATCCTGTGGGTGTCCTGTCATCGGGATTCAAGGGACGAATATGGAGGAGCAGATTGAAGGAGGGCTAGAATACTGGCCGAAAAAAAATTGTCCAAAAGCTTTTGCTGCTGCCATAAAAGCTTTTCAGGCAATAGACTTAAGAAAGCTAGGACTCGAATTATCCAGGAAAACTAGAGAAAAGTATGGATGGCCTCAGGTCTTTGACAAGTTATGGGGGTATTATCAGAAAGCGATTGATGGAGAAATTCCTGAGCCCGAAAAGCCGAGTATTATAGAATGTTTGCAAAGCCAAGTCGTCGATGAATCTCACCACTAA
- a CDS encoding DUF2334 domain-containing protein has product MAENLLFVTLHDVYPMNRKKIEKQREALAAWGIEKVGLLIVPFYHHKKSIVEDPSFCSWISTCASLGDETIVHGFYHDRMGRTDKFSELFWTRIYTQQEAEFLGIEKKVAFRRLEEAKKMFMSLGWSTRGFIAPGWLFDSPLLKWLPEVGYAYTVAIDRIILFENPSTSSIFSFSHCWSNRSAWRRATSIVWNSWLKQRNILSKKRYVRVGLHPEDSDYPAIWKQVEKIIKDFLEVGMHPETYGSLVKS; this is encoded by the coding sequence ATGGCTGAGAACCTACTTTTTGTCACTCTTCATGATGTATATCCCATGAACAGAAAAAAAATTGAGAAACAAAGAGAGGCTCTTGCTGCATGGGGAATCGAAAAAGTAGGGCTACTCATCGTTCCCTTTTATCATCATAAAAAATCGATTGTCGAAGATCCCAGTTTTTGTTCGTGGATAAGTACCTGTGCTAGCTTAGGAGACGAAACGATCGTCCATGGTTTTTATCACGACAGGATGGGTAGAACAGATAAATTTTCTGAGTTATTCTGGACACGAATTTATACACAGCAAGAAGCTGAGTTCTTAGGTATTGAAAAAAAAGTGGCTTTCAGGCGGCTAGAGGAAGCAAAAAAAATGTTTATGAGCCTTGGATGGTCCACTAGAGGATTCATTGCCCCAGGATGGCTTTTTGATTCTCCCTTGCTAAAGTGGCTTCCGGAAGTAGGTTATGCGTATACGGTAGCGATTGATCGCATTATTTTATTTGAAAATCCATCAACTTCTTCTATTTTTTCATTTTCTCATTGCTGGTCCAATAGATCGGCCTGGCGCCGGGCTACTTCCATTGTGTGGAACAGCTGGCTAAAACAGAGAAATATTTTAAGTAAAAAACGCTATGTACGTGTAGGGCTGCATCCAGAAGATAGTGATTATCCAGCAATCTGGAAGCAGGTTGAAAAAATAATCAAGGATTTTCTTGAAGTTGGAATGCATCCGGAGACCTATGGAAGCCTGGTCAAAAGTTGA
- a CDS encoding glycosyltransferase — MEAWSKVDLHLHSKYSDRPSEWILRRIGFPQSCTSPQELHGKLQKEGMRWKTITDHNRIEGCLELMERHLDVFMGVELSTFFPDGCEIHLLIWHFPPSDFKIFKELASNVYELSSYLLKRNIPHAVAHPLKSVNGKLTVDHFEKMVLLFKGFEVCNGSLEPLSQKILTLCLNALTPERIEELSRRHCLMPLVPNAHEKIFIGGSNDHGGLSVGSAWTEVQGAESVDTFFNSLFSGKGRVQGEPGDPLKVSTGFYNTFFKFAQSRLKQTAPLTAELIGKIAERFVKGQNPTAFSFAEKIGHLAEAIRTGQAFNYVRITDGLTLTKQFIDFLTDSKTKDMLDAIVHSKESPISRSFRIASTIVNELSYRFFLQFVTRLEKGDFLDAFQSLAGFFPLGLAVLPYFWAFNEQSTDKAFLRKLAKDYLDHLPAELSEVKVGWFTDTIDDVNGVARTIQAMAKTAFQAKAQLKLVISRSNLKELEIPVQNFEPIGEFEIPEYKLQKLSFPPILEIIDYIKKEDFSHLLISTPGPVGLCALLAGKLLKIPMIGIYHTDFPQYARFLSDDSWMETLTWKYMEWFYGQLNKILVNTEFYKKCWIQRGVPAEKLSLFPRGIDVDMFSPSFYDPAFWKKYKAKEPVILYVGRISKEKELAFLADVAHHLWNKGKQFTLAFVGEGPFRQELQKLLPHAVFTGVLTGLELSKAYASSFLFVFPSTTDTFGNVVLEAMASGVPAIVSDVGGPSELVGALNIGKVCKGKDLKAWAEAIEFYLDNPLSWKVKLEMAEKIKQERNWNTAFQNFWKIFKIED; from the coding sequence ATGGAAGCCTGGTCAAAAGTTGATCTGCATCTTCATTCAAAGTATTCAGATAGGCCTTCAGAATGGATTTTAAGAAGGATAGGTTTTCCTCAAAGCTGTACGTCTCCTCAAGAACTTCATGGGAAGCTGCAAAAGGAAGGCATGCGTTGGAAAACTATTACCGATCATAATCGGATTGAGGGATGTCTTGAGCTGATGGAAAGGCATTTGGATGTATTTATGGGGGTAGAATTATCCACCTTTTTCCCTGATGGTTGTGAGATCCATCTATTGATTTGGCACTTTCCACCGAGTGATTTCAAGATTTTTAAAGAACTAGCCTCGAATGTCTACGAGCTTTCCAGCTATCTTCTTAAAAGGAATATTCCCCATGCGGTAGCGCATCCTTTAAAAAGTGTCAATGGCAAACTTACCGTGGACCATTTTGAAAAAATGGTCCTTCTTTTTAAAGGATTTGAAGTCTGTAACGGATCATTAGAACCTCTTTCTCAGAAAATCCTCACCCTCTGTTTAAACGCATTGACTCCTGAACGCATCGAAGAACTCTCCAGGCGGCATTGCCTTATGCCCTTAGTTCCTAACGCGCATGAAAAGATTTTTATTGGCGGCTCCAATGACCATGGAGGGCTTTCGGTTGGGTCAGCCTGGACGGAAGTACAAGGAGCTGAAAGTGTTGACACTTTCTTCAACTCCCTTTTTTCTGGAAAGGGAAGGGTCCAGGGGGAGCCAGGGGATCCATTAAAGGTCTCCACCGGATTTTACAATACTTTCTTTAAATTCGCTCAGAGCCGTCTTAAGCAGACGGCTCCCTTAACTGCTGAGCTAATTGGAAAGATTGCCGAAAGATTTGTCAAAGGACAGAATCCAACCGCCTTTTCTTTTGCAGAAAAAATTGGACACCTTGCTGAGGCAATTCGTACTGGCCAGGCCTTTAATTATGTTAGGATAACGGATGGGCTGACCCTAACCAAGCAGTTCATTGATTTTTTGACTGATTCGAAAACCAAAGACATGCTCGATGCTATTGTTCATTCTAAGGAAAGCCCTATTAGTCGTTCGTTTCGCATAGCTTCTACAATAGTAAACGAGCTTTCTTATAGATTCTTCCTTCAATTCGTCACAAGGCTAGAAAAAGGGGATTTTCTGGATGCTTTCCAGTCCCTAGCTGGCTTTTTCCCGCTAGGTTTAGCCGTGCTTCCTTATTTCTGGGCTTTTAACGAACAGTCCACCGACAAAGCTTTCTTAAGAAAATTGGCAAAGGACTATCTGGATCATCTACCAGCGGAGCTTTCGGAGGTCAAAGTAGGTTGGTTTACTGATACGATCGATGATGTCAATGGGGTGGCTCGAACCATACAAGCTATGGCCAAAACAGCTTTCCAAGCGAAAGCACAACTGAAGCTGGTCATTTCAAGAAGCAACCTCAAAGAGTTGGAGATTCCTGTACAAAATTTTGAGCCGATAGGCGAGTTCGAAATTCCAGAATATAAACTTCAAAAATTAAGTTTTCCCCCCATTCTTGAAATAATCGATTATATAAAGAAAGAGGATTTTTCTCATCTGCTCATTAGTACCCCTGGTCCCGTCGGCTTATGCGCCCTCTTAGCTGGAAAACTGCTTAAGATTCCAATGATAGGTATCTATCATACCGATTTCCCTCAGTATGCCCGTTTTCTCAGTGATGATTCATGGATGGAGACGCTGACTTGGAAATATATGGAATGGTTCTACGGTCAGTTGAATAAAATTCTGGTTAACACCGAATTTTATAAGAAATGCTGGATTCAAAGAGGTGTTCCTGCTGAAAAACTTTCTCTTTTCCCTCGAGGCATTGATGTGGATATGTTTAGTCCTTCCTTTTATGATCCAGCGTTCTGGAAAAAATATAAGGCTAAAGAGCCAGTGATTCTTTATGTAGGAAGGATTTCAAAAGAAAAGGAACTTGCCTTTCTCGCCGACGTAGCCCATCATTTGTGGAACAAAGGAAAACAATTTACTCTAGCTTTTGTCGGCGAGGGGCCATTTAGACAGGAGCTCCAAAAGTTGCTGCCACACGCTGTGTTTACTGGGGTGTTGACAGGCCTAGAGTTGAGTAAAGCTTATGCCTCTTCTTTTCTGTTTGTCTTTCCGAGTACCACGGATACCTTTGGAAATGTGGTGCTTGAAGCGATGGCTTCGGGTGTGCCCGCCATCGTTTCAGATGTTGGGGGGCCTTCAGAGCTAGTCGGTGCGCTGAATATTGGGAAAGTCTGTAAAGGAAAGGATCTTAAGGCGTGGGCTGAAGCCATTGAATTTTACTTGGATAATCCACTCTCATGGAAGGTAAAGCTAGAAATGGCAGAGAAGATAAAACAAGAAAGAAACTGGAACACAGCTTTTCAAAATTTTTGGAAAATATTTAAAATCGAAGATTAA
- a CDS encoding M3 family oligoendopeptidase, with the protein MNGTTALNLSPYKSLGFLEPGQDILEENTLHQLFDRLENELKNVKSLEELKRWIGYYDELREALDEQRAIRYISMTCQTDDEEREKKYLYIITVVDPLRKPRQIAILKKLVENPFFKELEESYNVFKRSVLSQLSIYREENVAREIEEEKLCQQYQKISASLTASYEGKEYTLVQLSRYLEEQDREKRKRVWETIAHKRLEKKELFDEIFDKLLSIRSQIAASAGFENYRDYIFQKYQRFDYTPEDCLKLGKAIEEVVLPLQKEIEEWRKNALNLDQLRPWDLSVDPEGAPPLRPFHNGKELFEKVGNIFKRIDNRLWNFYKTLGEKNLIDLENRKGKAPGGYQSTLPLARLPFIFMNAVGTHRDLETLLHESGHAFHSLACRDQFLYDYRSAPLEFCEVASMSMELFAASYLDEFYSSSELKRANRKLFEGIILFFPWMATVDGFQQELYVSPDKSREKRGRIWEQLMDRFGGTVDWRGYEEARRYLWQRQLHIFEVPFYYVEYGIAQIGALAFWLAAKKDLKATLDRYLYALSLGGSRPLKELFQAAGLPFDFSAPTLKPLVEAAREEWLRLRE; encoded by the coding sequence ATGAACGGTACAACGGCTTTGAATCTTTCTCCTTACAAATCCTTGGGTTTTCTTGAACCTGGCCAAGATATACTCGAAGAGAACACTCTCCACCAGCTATTCGATAGGCTTGAGAACGAACTTAAAAATGTAAAGAGCTTGGAAGAACTTAAGCGGTGGATTGGTTATTATGATGAACTGAGGGAAGCACTCGATGAGCAAAGGGCCATTCGGTATATCTCGATGACTTGTCAGACGGATGATGAAGAAAGAGAAAAAAAATATCTCTATATCATCACCGTGGTTGATCCATTAAGAAAACCGCGCCAGATTGCGATTTTAAAGAAATTAGTTGAAAACCCTTTTTTTAAAGAACTGGAGGAGTCTTACAACGTTTTTAAAAGATCGGTATTAAGCCAGCTTTCCATATATAGAGAAGAGAACGTAGCCAGAGAAATCGAAGAGGAAAAGCTCTGCCAGCAATATCAGAAGATTTCTGCAAGCCTGACAGCTTCGTATGAAGGTAAAGAATATACGCTAGTTCAATTGAGCCGGTATCTTGAAGAGCAGGATAGGGAGAAAAGAAAAAGGGTATGGGAAACCATAGCTCATAAGAGGTTAGAGAAAAAAGAGCTTTTTGATGAAATTTTTGATAAGTTATTATCTATCCGCTCACAGATTGCTGCCTCGGCGGGTTTTGAGAACTATAGAGATTATATTTTTCAAAAATATCAACGCTTTGATTATACACCAGAAGACTGTTTAAAATTAGGTAAAGCGATAGAAGAGGTTGTACTGCCTCTGCAAAAAGAGATCGAAGAGTGGAGAAAAAACGCCTTGAATTTGGACCAATTAAGACCTTGGGATTTATCGGTCGATCCAGAAGGAGCTCCTCCTTTAAGGCCTTTTCATAATGGGAAGGAACTGTTTGAAAAGGTAGGAAATATTTTCAAGAGGATAGATAACCGCCTCTGGAATTTTTACAAGACATTGGGAGAAAAAAACCTGATTGATTTAGAAAATAGAAAAGGGAAAGCCCCAGGCGGCTATCAGAGCACGCTTCCTTTGGCTCGGCTCCCCTTTATTTTTATGAATGCGGTGGGGACTCATAGGGATTTAGAAACCCTTCTCCATGAATCTGGACATGCATTTCATTCCCTAGCCTGCAGGGATCAGTTTCTCTATGATTACCGCTCAGCTCCTCTAGAGTTTTGTGAAGTGGCTTCCATGTCCATGGAACTCTTTGCTGCATCGTATCTGGATGAATTCTATTCCAGTTCCGAACTAAAAAGAGCGAATCGCAAACTTTTTGAAGGCATTATTCTTTTCTTCCCATGGATGGCGACTGTGGATGGTTTCCAACAGGAGCTGTATGTAAGTCCAGACAAGAGTAGGGAAAAGCGAGGAAGAATCTGGGAGCAGCTGATGGATAGGTTCGGTGGTACGGTGGATTGGAGGGGATATGAGGAAGCCCGTCGGTATTTGTGGCAGAGGCAACTCCATATTTTCGAGGTGCCTTTCTATTATGTCGAGTATGGAATTGCCCAAATCGGGGCTTTGGCGTTTTGGCTGGCAGCCAAAAAGGATTTAAAAGCCACTCTTGATCGCTACCTTTATGCTTTGTCTCTAGGAGGCTCAAGACCCCTGAAGGAACTGTTCCAGGCGGCTGGACTGCCTTTTGATTTTAGCGCTCCCACACTAAAACCATTAGTAGAGGCGGCTAGAGAGGAATGGTTGCGGTTGAGGGAATAA
- the hpf gene encoding ribosome hibernation-promoting factor, HPF/YfiA family, translating to MISSPTLKLTDALHNHIESKFEKLTRINDRILSAQLNIHHEPSKADISHQAFCIKARLYIPGKDIVAEDRGHDLYQAVDLIVDRLARQLRKRKTDLTDKSRNTTREFKEKEK from the coding sequence ATGATTTCATCACCAACCTTAAAGTTGACCGATGCACTCCACAATCATATCGAATCGAAATTTGAAAAATTAACCCGAATCAACGATCGGATTCTGTCTGCCCAATTGAATATCCATCATGAACCTTCTAAGGCCGACATTAGCCATCAAGCTTTTTGTATAAAAGCTAGATTATACATTCCTGGTAAGGATATTGTCGCAGAAGATCGGGGGCATGATCTGTATCAAGCGGTCGATCTTATAGTCGATCGGCTAGCTAGACAGCTCCGTAAAAGGAAAACTGATTTAACGGACAAATCGAGGAACACAACCAGAGAGTTTAAAGAAAAAGAAAAATAA
- the cimA gene encoding citramalate synthase, with translation MHTAATNQLVLYDTTLRDGAQGEDIHFSLSDKLRIAKRLDEFGIAYIEGGWPGSNPKDFSFFSQVKSLNLKQAKIAAFGSTRKAMLAVEEDQQIRLLLEAQSPVVTIVGKSWLLHVLEVLRTSEKENLAMIRDSVQFLKSHGREVIFDAEHFFDGYKSNKEYALQCIKAAEEAGADFIVLCDTNGGSLPWEIGQITSEVCSSCKVPIGIHTHNDGELAVANALWAIKSGARQVQGTINGYGERTGNCNLISVIANLELKMGQKVLPDGKLKELRELSLFVDEIANVRPNPKAPFVGRSAFAHKGGTHVNALQKLLRSYEHIDPALVGNHRRILVGELSGKSNIVLKAKELGIALEENNPNIQRVLNKIKELEAKGYEFESAEASFALLLRKLLSPYPSFFHLLEYHVSIRQLPSKNYKVCEATIKISIHGERVYTVAEGDGPVHALDRALREALVKFYPAIGQLRLEDYKVRIIDSTEGTASSIRVWVESTDGKEIWSTVGVSHDIVEASWLALFDSIEYWLLKKTENG, from the coding sequence ATGCATACGGCTGCAACAAATCAATTGGTGCTTTATGACACGACCTTAAGAGATGGAGCACAAGGAGAAGATATTCACTTTTCTCTTTCTGATAAGCTTCGAATTGCTAAAAGGTTGGATGAGTTTGGCATAGCCTATATAGAAGGAGGATGGCCAGGCAGTAATCCTAAGGATTTTTCTTTTTTTAGTCAGGTAAAAAGTTTGAACTTAAAACAAGCAAAGATTGCTGCTTTTGGTAGCACCAGAAAGGCCATGCTTGCTGTAGAAGAAGACCAACAGATAAGGCTTTTGTTGGAAGCGCAAAGCCCTGTGGTAACGATCGTTGGGAAAAGTTGGCTGCTGCATGTTTTAGAAGTGTTGAGGACCTCTGAAAAAGAAAATCTTGCGATGATCCGAGACTCTGTCCAATTTTTAAAATCCCACGGCCGAGAGGTTATCTTTGATGCCGAACATTTTTTTGACGGTTATAAATCGAATAAGGAGTATGCCCTCCAATGCATTAAAGCGGCCGAGGAGGCGGGGGCGGATTTCATCGTGCTTTGTGATACCAATGGGGGCAGCTTGCCATGGGAAATTGGACAAATTACCTCTGAGGTCTGTTCGAGTTGTAAGGTGCCTATTGGGATTCATACGCATAACGATGGAGAGCTGGCCGTTGCTAACGCCCTTTGGGCAATAAAATCTGGAGCACGTCAAGTCCAAGGGACAATCAATGGTTATGGGGAAAGAACTGGGAACTGTAATCTTATATCTGTTATCGCGAATCTTGAACTGAAAATGGGACAAAAAGTTCTTCCAGATGGAAAACTCAAAGAACTAAGAGAACTGTCTTTATTTGTCGATGAAATTGCGAATGTGCGCCCCAATCCGAAGGCGCCTTTTGTTGGTAGATCTGCATTTGCCCATAAGGGGGGGACGCATGTCAATGCCTTGCAGAAACTACTAAGAAGCTATGAACATATTGATCCAGCTCTTGTTGGAAATCATCGGAGGATTCTGGTTGGAGAACTTTCTGGTAAATCCAACATTGTTCTTAAGGCAAAGGAGCTTGGAATTGCTTTAGAAGAGAATAATCCTAATATCCAACGGGTGCTTAATAAAATTAAGGAGTTGGAAGCCAAAGGATATGAATTTGAATCAGCGGAAGCCTCTTTTGCCTTGCTTCTGCGTAAACTCCTTTCTCCTTATCCATCCTTTTTCCATTTACTAGAATATCATGTGTCGATCCGACAACTGCCTTCAAAGAATTACAAAGTCTGCGAGGCGACCATAAAGATATCCATCCATGGAGAAAGGGTCTACACGGTCGCTGAGGGGGATGGGCCTGTGCATGCCCTCGATAGAGCTTTGCGTGAGGCATTGGTAAAATTTTATCCTGCTATCGGTCAGCTCCGGCTGGAAGACTATAAAGTACGGATTATTGATTCAACGGAAGGAACGGCTTCTTCGATTCGCGTATGGGTTGAATCAACTGATGGCAAAGAGATTTGGTCAACCGTAGGCGTTTCTCATGATATTGTTGAGGCTTCCTGGCTGGCGCTCTTCGATAGTATAGAATACTGGTTATTGAAAAAAACTGAAAATGGATAA
- the lgt gene encoding prolipoprotein diacylglyceryl transferase gives MIAYYIHHLSPFLVQFSEGIGIRYYGLAYALGFLFLWIGLRWQRKRGWLKLSIRQVDDLVFWIALGGVLIGGRLGYCLLYDFTHIIHEPWSIFEIWKGGMSSHGGIIGVLIVLSIAAYKWNIPFFQIADAATWCAPIGIFFGRLANFINGELWGRPTTLPWAVIFPEAPLVNGQAVPRHPSQLYEAFLEGVVLFGVLTYIRLHVKTTGLVSIGFLFFYSLLRILGECFREPDAHIGYYFGFLTQGQLLSLLTLLLSFILFYMRKKWLVETEKESIVSKQ, from the coding sequence ATGATTGCTTATTACATTCATCATTTAAGCCCTTTTCTTGTTCAATTCTCTGAGGGGATCGGTATTCGATATTATGGACTAGCTTATGCCCTTGGTTTTTTATTTCTATGGATAGGATTAAGATGGCAGAGAAAAAGGGGTTGGCTAAAGCTTTCTATCCGTCAAGTGGATGATTTGGTGTTTTGGATTGCCCTTGGAGGCGTATTAATTGGTGGTCGGCTTGGGTACTGCCTGCTTTACGATTTTACTCACATCATCCATGAGCCCTGGTCGATTTTTGAAATATGGAAAGGGGGGATGTCAAGCCATGGTGGTATCATAGGGGTGCTGATCGTCCTTAGCATAGCTGCCTACAAATGGAACATTCCTTTTTTCCAAATCGCTGATGCTGCCACATGGTGTGCGCCTATAGGCATCTTTTTTGGAAGACTGGCTAATTTTATAAATGGAGAACTGTGGGGAAGGCCGACGACCCTTCCATGGGCAGTGATATTTCCAGAGGCACCTTTGGTCAATGGACAGGCTGTTCCTCGGCATCCTTCGCAGCTCTATGAAGCCTTCCTAGAAGGGGTTGTGCTCTTTGGCGTCTTAACTTATATCCGCTTGCATGTAAAAACCACGGGCTTGGTTTCGATTGGGTTTCTTTTCTTTTATAGTTTGCTACGGATCCTTGGCGAATGTTTTAGAGAACCCGATGCGCACATTGGCTACTATTTTGGTTTTCTCACACAGGGTCAACTTCTCTCTTTGCTGACTCTGCTGCTTTCTTTTATTCTTTTCTATATGAGAAAAAAGTGGTTAGTAGAGACAGAGAAAGAATCGATCGTAAGCAAACAGTAA
- the thrS gene encoding threonine--tRNA ligase, producing the protein MTQKMNPLEKLRHSAAHVLATAILEIWPEAQLAAGPPVEGGFYYDVELGHRISPEDFPLIEEKMRRIIAERQPFKRIEVSREEARELALKGRLGALSERATPSRYKLDILASIPEDEPITLYQNDHFIDLCAGPHVENTGLIKGFKLTHVSSAYYKGDEKNPQLQRIYGTAFYSEKELEAYLKQLEAAKQRDHRKLGKELELFLIDEEVGPGLPLWLPKGAIIRAELQVFLTEELQRRGYQLVHTPHIGSLDLFRISGHYPYYRDSQFPPILEPAELKEYEQKQMSCAELANRLEKGEVSGYLLKPMNCPMHIRIFSSKPRSYKDLPIRLAEFGTVYRFEKSGELSGLTRVRGFTQDDAHIFCMESQVEAELLSCLELVKVVVEKLGLTDAKARLGLRGEDKEKYVGSAESWQKAERDLRKAAEDSGINFVEELGEAAFYGPKVDFLVKDAIGRLWQLGTVQLDYNLPLRFSLSYVGEDGNKERPVMIHRAPFGSMERFLAILIEHFEGHFPLWLAPEQVRVIPLSDAFVPYGQKVTELLQQHKFRVTLDRKNETLGAKIRIAQLEKVPYMLIVGKKEEQMSTVSVRTAKKGNLGEMELEAFLSLLLTEYKERRI; encoded by the coding sequence ATGACACAAAAGATGAATCCATTGGAAAAGTTGCGTCATTCTGCTGCCCACGTATTAGCAACGGCCATTTTAGAAATATGGCCAGAAGCACAATTGGCAGCGGGACCTCCTGTGGAAGGAGGATTCTATTATGATGTGGAATTAGGCCACCGGATTAGCCCAGAGGATTTTCCACTGATAGAAGAAAAGATGCGTCGTATTATTGCAGAAAGACAGCCCTTCAAAAGAATTGAAGTCTCAAGAGAAGAGGCTAGAGAATTAGCTTTAAAGGGCAGGTTGGGGGCCTTATCTGAAAGAGCTACTCCAAGCCGTTATAAACTGGATATCCTTGCCTCGATTCCGGAAGATGAGCCAATTACACTCTATCAAAATGATCATTTTATCGATCTCTGCGCAGGTCCGCATGTTGAAAATACGGGGTTGATAAAGGGATTTAAACTAACCCATGTTTCTAGTGCTTATTACAAAGGGGATGAAAAAAACCCACAACTCCAACGTATCTATGGAACGGCCTTTTATTCAGAAAAAGAACTAGAAGCTTATCTGAAGCAACTGGAAGCCGCTAAACAAAGGGATCATCGTAAGCTTGGCAAAGAACTGGAACTTTTCCTCATAGACGAGGAGGTGGGACCAGGTCTTCCTCTGTGGCTTCCTAAAGGAGCAATCATACGGGCTGAACTTCAAGTCTTTCTGACTGAAGAGTTGCAAAGGCGAGGGTATCAGCTGGTTCATACCCCTCACATTGGCTCATTAGATCTCTTTAGGATTTCTGGCCACTATCCTTATTACCGAGACTCTCAATTTCCTCCGATCCTCGAGCCTGCTGAGCTTAAGGAATATGAGCAAAAACAGATGAGTTGTGCAGAATTGGCCAATCGGCTAGAAAAAGGTGAGGTTAGTGGCTATCTTTTAAAACCAATGAATTGTCCCATGCATATCCGGATTTTTTCTTCTAAGCCACGGTCCTATAAAGATTTGCCCATACGTCTTGCTGAATTTGGCACTGTCTATAGATTTGAAAAGTCTGGAGAGCTTTCAGGGCTGACTCGGGTTCGGGGATTTACTCAGGATGATGCGCATATTTTTTGTATGGAAAGTCAGGTGGAAGCAGAACTTTTAAGCTGTTTGGAGCTTGTAAAAGTCGTTGTGGAAAAACTGGGGCTGACGGATGCCAAAGCAAGATTGGGATTAAGGGGAGAAGATAAAGAAAAGTATGTGGGAAGTGCAGAAAGTTGGCAGAAAGCTGAAAGGGATCTACGGAAAGCTGCCGAAGATTCGGGTATCAACTTTGTTGAGGAACTAGGAGAAGCCGCTTTCTATGGGCCGAAAGTCGATTTTCTTGTCAAAGATGCTATTGGAAGATTATGGCAACTGGGAACTGTGCAATTGGATTACAACTTGCCTTTGCGCTTTTCTCTTTCCTATGTTGGAGAAGATGGCAATAAAGAGCGTCCTGTAATGATTCATAGGGCTCCCTTTGGATCGATGGAAAGATTTCTTGCCATTTTGATCGAACATTTCGAAGGGCATTTTCCGCTTTGGTTGGCTCCCGAACAGGTGCGGGTTATTCCTCTTTCCGATGCATTTGTCCCCTATGGCCAAAAGGTGACTGAGCTTTTGCAACAGCATAAATTTCGGGTTACTTTAGATAGAAAAAATGAAACACTTGGAGCAAAAATTCGTATTGCACAACTTGAAAAAGTGCCTTATATGCTAATCGTTGGGAAAAAAGAAGAACAAATGTCTACAGTTTCGGTAAGAACCGCAAAGAAAGGGAATCTTGGAGAGATGGAACTAGAGGCATTTCTTTCTCTCCTCTTAACTGAGTATAAAGAGCGAAGAATCTAA